Genomic segment of Tachysurus fulvidraco isolate hzauxx_2018 chromosome 22, HZAU_PFXX_2.0, whole genome shotgun sequence:
cgctacacgtgcgtgtgtctgtccatctctgtgtgtgtccttctctctgtgtgtctgtgtctgtctgtctgtttgcctctctgtctgtctgtgtgtctgtctgtgtgtctgtctgtctgtctgtgcatgtgtctgtctgtatatgctcatatgtgtctgtctgtctgcgtgcatgtctgcacgtgtttgtgtgtgtttgctaggTCCTAATTTGCCGTAACTACCGCGGCGATGTGGACATGTCTGAGATCGAACACTTCATGACTCTACTGATGGATAAGGAAGAGGAAGGCACTCTGTCTCCCATCCTGGCACATGGAGGTGTTCGCTTCATGTGGATCAAACACAACAATCTGTACCgtatccttctctctctcagactcatctctgtctgtgtgctagACCTAGTTACAGGATAGCAGTGGATGCTGGTCCTGACTTCTACATCTGccacattataaaataaactatCTACAGTGTGCAGTATAAATGTAGTAGGTTTTGAAAGTAAAGAgacttttaaaattttttttataaggaTTGACATTATTAGGTTAATTAATTTATGgtatttattgtatttgctATAGaagtgatttttaaaatttttcttttatctctaaAAACGTCTGGTTTTCGAACATCCACAAGACGAGTTAGTTCCTGTTCCTTCTTAAAGCTCGTAGTTGTAACTTCCCGTGTGTGTAAAACAATGTGTGCACCATTTTATGGCCTCGTAGTTTCCTTTAACTCTGCTGTCTAGTTGTTGCCACGTCTAAGAAAAATGCCTGCGTCTCTTTGGTTTTCTCGTTCCTGTATAAAATCGTGCAGGTTGGTGTGTTGTACAGAAGATACAGAAATGTTGTGTGGATACAATAACGTGTTTTGTGTAACCGTCGTTTTTCGGTGTCAGGTTTTCTCCGAGTATTTTAAGGAGCTGGAGGAGGAGAGCATCCGAGATAACTTTGTCATCATTTACGAGCTGCTGGACGAGCTCATGGATTTCGGCTATCCCCAGACGACAGACAGCAAAATCCTGCAGGAGTCAGTACCACCTCATACATCACACGCTGTTTATCCATCACTAATATCCGTTAATGCTTTACAGATGTTCTTATCGCAAAAACGCTCCAGAGTTGATTCCTGACCCtctttggtgattttttttttttgacgttGCAGTTATTTTAGTCTTcttaatgtctgtgtttgttcagATACATCACCCAAGAGGGGCACAAGTTAGACACGGGAGCTCCTCGTCCACCCGCCACCGTCACCAACGCTGTGTCCTGGAGGTCAGAGGGCATCAAGTACAGGAAGAACGAGGTTTTCCTGGACGTCATCGAGTCCGTCAACCTTCTGGTAGACGCACCGTTTTTAGAACTTTTTCACACTGGATGTACTTTTGGAAACAAACACGCACATCCATCACAGCGAAGAGAACAGTGTGGTGTAAAAGAGCACAGTGTTCATTAGTGTTCATTAGTTAGTGGACATTCAGCTGGATTTCCCTGGTGTTGCCATGGAGGTTGTCATGAAATCCGAATCCTAGTGAGACACGTGTCCAGGAACGTCTCGTTCAAAATACCGAATTCGTACTTGGCGGTTAATACGATGCCGTCACACAGACAGAGTTATGACGCTTTATAGTGGCTTTGTTGGTCATGACTTGACTTAAATGATACAggtttattttgaattaaaattgAATCGAAATGTTCTTCAGAGAGATAAACGTCCTGCTCGTGTCTTCTCAGGTCAGCGCTAACGGAAACGTCCTCCGCAGCGAGATCGTGGGCTCCATTAAAATGCGAGTGTTTCTTTCAGGCATGCCCGAGCTGCGTCTGGGTCTCAACGACAAGGTCCTGTTCGAAAACACTGGACGTGAGTCTCGCTTTACTTTCTGGTTGCGAATgccaaaaaaacccccacaaacaAACCTGTAGTTAAGGGACAAAGTCATTTTTTCTCAGTAGACgatgtgtatctctgtgtaaACGTCAGTAGGTAGACGACGTACAGCCTTCACTCATGTTTATTAAACATTCGGGTTGTTGATGACATGAAATATTTACacctgtgtgtgagtttatttaTAGATGTCTGTTCAAACCCGGTGTGTATTTCAGATTCCTCGGTTATTACTGTATAGTCTGCGTTTGGTAAACGAAGacctgcttcttcttcttcttcttttgtcgTTCTCAGGAGGGAAGAGTAAGTCTGTAGAGTTGGAGGACGTGAAGTTTCACCAGTGTGTACGGCTCTCACGCTTTGAGAACGACCGCACCATCTCCTTTATCCCTCCAGACGGCGAGTTTGAGCTCATGTCCTACCGCCTTAACACACAcgtgagtgtacacacacacacacacacacacacacacacaccaatgtgACACTACCCCTTGACCTTATGATGTCCTCTGTGCTTTCCAGGTGAAGCCTCTGATCTGGATCGAGTCTGTGATTGAGAAACATTCCCACAGCAGAATCGAGTACATGATAAAGGTCAGAACtgatgggtttttttctttcctccccTCACCTGAGAAGACGGACAGCTGTTGTCTGTCCTGTGCGTCTGGCTACGCTGTATAGACGCTGGTGTTTCCTCTGCTACGCCTAGGCTGTAGACTGCATCGTAATAAAGGGTTACACTCATCCCGTTAGACTTGGCAGGTCTCTGTAACCTGAGTTTTGTCAGTTTTAAGCCGTAGTGACACCAAATAATTTCCAGATGAAGTTTAGCATGTGAGGTTGAAACCTAATACCCAGAGGCTAATTTAGTGTTTCTTGTTTCAGGCCAAATCGCAATTTAAACGCCGCTCTACAGCCAATAACGTGGAGATCCATATCCCAGTGCCCACGGACGCAGACTCGCCCAAGTTTAAGACTACAGTGGGGAGTGTGAAGTGGGTCCCTGAGAACAGCGAGATCGTCTGGTCCATTAAATCTTTTCCTGTATGTACATGagtcccctctctctctctctctctctgtctctctgtctctgtctctccctctgtgtctctttctgtctctctctctctctctctgtctctctctctctctctctgtctctctctctgtctctttctgtctctgtctctctgtctctgtctctctctctgtctctctgtctctctctctctctctctctctctctctctgtctctccctctctgtctctctctctgtctctgtctctctctctgtctctctctgtctctgtctctctctctctctctctctctctctctctctgtctctctctttttctctgtctcggtctctctctgtgtgtctctccctctctttctctgtctctgtctctctctgtgtgtctctccctctctctctctctctctctctctctgtgtctctgtctctctctctctctctctctctctctctgtctctctctctctctctctctctctctctctctctgtgtctctctgtctctctctctctctgtgtgtctctctctgtctctgtgtgtgtgtgtctctctctctgtctctctctctatctctctctctctctctctctctctctctctctctctctctcacacacacacacacagaggcaagTGTACACATTATTCAGTGTTTCTCTTAAGATGTGATTAGACAGTGTGACAAGC
This window contains:
- the ap1m1 gene encoding AP-1 complex subunit mu-1 encodes the protein MSASAVYVLDLKGKVLICRNYRGDVDMSEIEHFMTLLMDKEEEGTLSPILAHGGVRFMWIKHNNLYLVATSKKNACVSLVFSFLYKIVQVFSEYFKELEEESIRDNFVIIYELLDELMDFGYPQTTDSKILQEYITQEGHKLDTGAPRPPATVTNAVSWRSEGIKYRKNEVFLDVIESVNLLVSANGNVLRSEIVGSIKMRVFLSGMPELRLGLNDKVLFENTGRGKSKSVELEDVKFHQCVRLSRFENDRTISFIPPDGEFELMSYRLNTHVKPLIWIESVIEKHSHSRIEYMIKAKSQFKRRSTANNVEIHIPVPTDADSPKFKTTVGSVKWVPENSEIVWSIKSFPGGKEYLMRAHFGLPSVEAEDKEGKPPISVKFEIPYFTTSGIQVRYLKIIEKSGYQALPWVRYITQNGDYQLRTQ